Proteins encoded by one window of Lates calcarifer isolate ASB-BC8 linkage group LG5, TLL_Latcal_v3, whole genome shotgun sequence:
- the klhl5 gene encoding kelch-like protein 5 isoform X5, with protein sequence MSPDWRVPVQQGDQLETPPGSSSLLETWLENPRTSNSSATLSSCMSMEPCACPEECMFTALSHADVTFRKMEGYLRSRQLCDVILVAGERRIPAHRLVLSSVSDYFAAMFTSDVREAKQDEVKMEGVDPDALWVLVQYAYTGRLELREDTIESLLSASCLLQLSSVVQACCSFLMKQLHPSNCLGIRSYADAQGCHDLQRAAHAYTMDHFLEVVAGQEFLLLPVEEMERLLTSDDINVPDEETVVTSLLTWVRHDTTRQRHLPLLLAHIRLPLLQPQFLADLESNPLLRDSVECQRLLMEGMKYHLLPQRRPLLQSPRTRPRKATVGAMFAVGGMDATKGATSIEQYCLRRDTWRQVATMSGRRLQFGVAVLDSRLYVVGGRDGLKTLNTVECYNPHSKTWSVMPPMSTHRHGLGVAVLEGPMYAVGGHDGWSYLSTVERWDPQARQWSFVASMATPRSTVGVAVLNGKLYAVGGRDGSSCLRSVECFDPHTNRWSGCAPMAKRRGGVGVATWHGFLYAIGGHDAPASSLASRLSDCVERYDPQTDVWTAVAPMSISRDAVGVCLLGDRLYAVGGYDGQVYLNTVEAYDPQTNEWTQVAPLCLGRAGACVVAVRL encoded by the exons GACGTCCAACAGCAGTGCCACCCTGTCCTCATGCATGTCGATGGAGCCTTGCGCTTGTCCAGAGGAATGTATGTTCACCGCTCTGTCCCATGCCGACGTCACCTTCCGCAAGATGGAGGGCTACCTGAGGAGCCGACAGCTGTGTGATGTCATACTGGTGGCTGGAGAGAGGCGGATACCTGCCCACAG ACTGGTCCTCTCATCTGTGTCGGACTACTTTGCGGCCATGTTCACCAGCGACGTGCGGGAGGCCAAGCAGGACGAGGTGAAAATGGAGGGGGTAGACCCAGATGCACTGTGGGTCCTGGTGCAGTACGCatacacag GCCGTCTTGAGTTGAGGGAGGACACCATTGAGTCTCTGCTGTCAGCCTCTTGCCTGCTGCAGTTGTCGTCTGTGGTTCAGGCCTGCTGCTCCTTCCTCATGAAGCAGCTCCACCCCTCCAACTGTCTGGGTATCCGCTCTTACGCCGACGCTCAGGGCTGCCACGACCTGCAGAGGGCTGCTCACGCCTACACCATG GATCACTTTTTAGAGGTGGTGGCAGGTCAGGAGTTCCTGCTGCTCCcggtggaggagatggagaggctGCTCACTTCTGACGACATCAACGTGCCAGACGAGGAAACCGTGGTTACCTCTTTGCTAACGTGGGTCCGTCATGACACCACTCGCCAGCGCCACCTGCCTTTGCTGCTGGCTCACATCCGTCTGCcgctgctgcagccacag tTCTTGGCAGATTTAGAGTCCAACCCTCTGCTCCGGGACAGTGTGGAGTGCCAGCGGCTGCTAATGGAGGGGATGAAGTATCACCTCTTGCCCCAGCGTCGGCCCCTGCTACAGAGCCCTCGTACACGTCCTCGCAAGGCCACCGTAGGGGCCATGTTTGCTGTGGGTGGCATGGACGCTACGAAAG GTGCTACCAGTATCGAGCAGTACTGTCTGCGTCGGGACACGTGGAGGCAGGTAGCCACCATGAGTGGACGGAGACTACAGTTTGGAGTCGCTGTCCTCGACAGCCGTCTCTACGTGGTGGGGGGCCGGGATGGACTCAAGACCCTCAACACCGTGGAGTGTTACAACCCACACAGCAAAACCTGGAGTGTCATGCCTCCCATGTCCACGCACAGACATGGCTTAG GTGTAGCTGTGCTAGAGGGGCCCATGTACGCAGTAGGAGGACATGACGGCTGGAGCTACCTCAGCACAGTGGAAAG GTGGGACCCCCAAGCTCGACAGTGGAGCTTTGTTGCAAGTATGGCTACACCCAGAAGCACTGTGGGAGTAGCTGTACTCAACGGCAA GTTGTATGCAGTAGGAGGTCGTGACGGCTCATCCTGCCTGCGCTCGGTGGAGTGTTTCGACCCTCACACCAACAG GTGGAGTGGTTGTGCTCCAATGGCTAAAAGACGTGGAGGTGTGGGTGTGGCCACGTGGCATGGCTTTTTGTATGCCATCGGAGGTCACGATGCTCCAGCCTCATCCCTGGCATCTCGGCTAAGTGACTGTGTGGAGAG GTATGACCCTCAGACAGACGTGTGGACGGCAGTAGCCCCCATGAGCATCAGCAGAGATGCTGTCGGTGTTTGTCTCCTTGGTGACCGTCTCTATGCTGTGGGCGGTTATGACGGTCAGGTGTATCTCAATACTGTGGAAGCTTATGACCCTCAGACAAATGAGTggacacag GTAGCACCTCTGTGTCTGGGCAGGGCAGGAGCGTGCGTAGTGGCCGTCAGACtgtga
- the klhl5 gene encoding kelch-like protein 5 isoform X6: MSMEPCACPEECMFTALSHADVTFRKMEGYLRSRQLCDVILVAGERRIPAHRLVLSSVSDYFAAMFTSDVREAKQDEVKMEGVDPDALWVLVQYAYTGRLELREDTIESLLSASCLLQLSSVVQACCSFLMKQLHPSNCLGIRSYADAQGCHDLQRAAHAYTMDHFLEVVAGQEFLLLPVEEMERLLTSDDINVPDEETVVTSLLTWVRHDTTRQRHLPLLLAHIRLPLLQPQFLADLESNPLLRDSVECQRLLMEGMKYHLLPQRRPLLQSPRTRPRKATVGAMFAVGGMDATKGATSIEQYCLRRDTWRQVATMSGRRLQFGVAVLDSRLYVVGGRDGLKTLNTVECYNPHSKTWSVMPPMSTHRHGLGVAVLEGPMYAVGGHDGWSYLSTVERWDPQARQWSFVASMATPRSTVGVAVLNGKLYAVGGRDGSSCLRSVECFDPHTNRWSGCAPMAKRRGGVGVATWHGFLYAIGGHDAPASSLASRLSDCVERYDPQTDVWTAVAPMSISRDAVGVCLLGDRLYAVGGYDGQVYLNTVEAYDPQTNEWTQVAPLCLGRAGACVVAVRL, from the exons ATGTCGATGGAGCCTTGCGCTTGTCCAGAGGAATGTATGTTCACCGCTCTGTCCCATGCCGACGTCACCTTCCGCAAGATGGAGGGCTACCTGAGGAGCCGACAGCTGTGTGATGTCATACTGGTGGCTGGAGAGAGGCGGATACCTGCCCACAG ACTGGTCCTCTCATCTGTGTCGGACTACTTTGCGGCCATGTTCACCAGCGACGTGCGGGAGGCCAAGCAGGACGAGGTGAAAATGGAGGGGGTAGACCCAGATGCACTGTGGGTCCTGGTGCAGTACGCatacacag GCCGTCTTGAGTTGAGGGAGGACACCATTGAGTCTCTGCTGTCAGCCTCTTGCCTGCTGCAGTTGTCGTCTGTGGTTCAGGCCTGCTGCTCCTTCCTCATGAAGCAGCTCCACCCCTCCAACTGTCTGGGTATCCGCTCTTACGCCGACGCTCAGGGCTGCCACGACCTGCAGAGGGCTGCTCACGCCTACACCATG GATCACTTTTTAGAGGTGGTGGCAGGTCAGGAGTTCCTGCTGCTCCcggtggaggagatggagaggctGCTCACTTCTGACGACATCAACGTGCCAGACGAGGAAACCGTGGTTACCTCTTTGCTAACGTGGGTCCGTCATGACACCACTCGCCAGCGCCACCTGCCTTTGCTGCTGGCTCACATCCGTCTGCcgctgctgcagccacag tTCTTGGCAGATTTAGAGTCCAACCCTCTGCTCCGGGACAGTGTGGAGTGCCAGCGGCTGCTAATGGAGGGGATGAAGTATCACCTCTTGCCCCAGCGTCGGCCCCTGCTACAGAGCCCTCGTACACGTCCTCGCAAGGCCACCGTAGGGGCCATGTTTGCTGTGGGTGGCATGGACGCTACGAAAG GTGCTACCAGTATCGAGCAGTACTGTCTGCGTCGGGACACGTGGAGGCAGGTAGCCACCATGAGTGGACGGAGACTACAGTTTGGAGTCGCTGTCCTCGACAGCCGTCTCTACGTGGTGGGGGGCCGGGATGGACTCAAGACCCTCAACACCGTGGAGTGTTACAACCCACACAGCAAAACCTGGAGTGTCATGCCTCCCATGTCCACGCACAGACATGGCTTAG GTGTAGCTGTGCTAGAGGGGCCCATGTACGCAGTAGGAGGACATGACGGCTGGAGCTACCTCAGCACAGTGGAAAG GTGGGACCCCCAAGCTCGACAGTGGAGCTTTGTTGCAAGTATGGCTACACCCAGAAGCACTGTGGGAGTAGCTGTACTCAACGGCAA GTTGTATGCAGTAGGAGGTCGTGACGGCTCATCCTGCCTGCGCTCGGTGGAGTGTTTCGACCCTCACACCAACAG GTGGAGTGGTTGTGCTCCAATGGCTAAAAGACGTGGAGGTGTGGGTGTGGCCACGTGGCATGGCTTTTTGTATGCCATCGGAGGTCACGATGCTCCAGCCTCATCCCTGGCATCTCGGCTAAGTGACTGTGTGGAGAG GTATGACCCTCAGACAGACGTGTGGACGGCAGTAGCCCCCATGAGCATCAGCAGAGATGCTGTCGGTGTTTGTCTCCTTGGTGACCGTCTCTATGCTGTGGGCGGTTATGACGGTCAGGTGTATCTCAATACTGTGGAAGCTTATGACCCTCAGACAAATGAGTggacacag GTAGCACCTCTGTGTCTGGGCAGGGCAGGAGCGTGCGTAGTGGCCGTCAGACtgtga
- the klhl5 gene encoding kelch-like protein 5 isoform X4, whose product MESCKNNKEFLSAEWDQLETPPGSSSLLETWLENPRTSNSSATLSSCMSMEPCACPEECMFTALSHADVTFRKMEGYLRSRQLCDVILVAGERRIPAHRLVLSSVSDYFAAMFTSDVREAKQDEVKMEGVDPDALWVLVQYAYTGRLELREDTIESLLSASCLLQLSSVVQACCSFLMKQLHPSNCLGIRSYADAQGCHDLQRAAHAYTMDHFLEVVAGQEFLLLPVEEMERLLTSDDINVPDEETVVTSLLTWVRHDTTRQRHLPLLLAHIRLPLLQPQFLADLESNPLLRDSVECQRLLMEGMKYHLLPQRRPLLQSPRTRPRKATVGAMFAVGGMDATKGATSIEQYCLRRDTWRQVATMSGRRLQFGVAVLDSRLYVVGGRDGLKTLNTVECYNPHSKTWSVMPPMSTHRHGLGVAVLEGPMYAVGGHDGWSYLSTVERWDPQARQWSFVASMATPRSTVGVAVLNGKLYAVGGRDGSSCLRSVECFDPHTNRWSGCAPMAKRRGGVGVATWHGFLYAIGGHDAPASSLASRLSDCVERYDPQTDVWTAVAPMSISRDAVGVCLLGDRLYAVGGYDGQVYLNTVEAYDPQTNEWTQVAPLCLGRAGACVVAVRL is encoded by the exons GACGTCCAACAGCAGTGCCACCCTGTCCTCATGCATGTCGATGGAGCCTTGCGCTTGTCCAGAGGAATGTATGTTCACCGCTCTGTCCCATGCCGACGTCACCTTCCGCAAGATGGAGGGCTACCTGAGGAGCCGACAGCTGTGTGATGTCATACTGGTGGCTGGAGAGAGGCGGATACCTGCCCACAG ACTGGTCCTCTCATCTGTGTCGGACTACTTTGCGGCCATGTTCACCAGCGACGTGCGGGAGGCCAAGCAGGACGAGGTGAAAATGGAGGGGGTAGACCCAGATGCACTGTGGGTCCTGGTGCAGTACGCatacacag GCCGTCTTGAGTTGAGGGAGGACACCATTGAGTCTCTGCTGTCAGCCTCTTGCCTGCTGCAGTTGTCGTCTGTGGTTCAGGCCTGCTGCTCCTTCCTCATGAAGCAGCTCCACCCCTCCAACTGTCTGGGTATCCGCTCTTACGCCGACGCTCAGGGCTGCCACGACCTGCAGAGGGCTGCTCACGCCTACACCATG GATCACTTTTTAGAGGTGGTGGCAGGTCAGGAGTTCCTGCTGCTCCcggtggaggagatggagaggctGCTCACTTCTGACGACATCAACGTGCCAGACGAGGAAACCGTGGTTACCTCTTTGCTAACGTGGGTCCGTCATGACACCACTCGCCAGCGCCACCTGCCTTTGCTGCTGGCTCACATCCGTCTGCcgctgctgcagccacag tTCTTGGCAGATTTAGAGTCCAACCCTCTGCTCCGGGACAGTGTGGAGTGCCAGCGGCTGCTAATGGAGGGGATGAAGTATCACCTCTTGCCCCAGCGTCGGCCCCTGCTACAGAGCCCTCGTACACGTCCTCGCAAGGCCACCGTAGGGGCCATGTTTGCTGTGGGTGGCATGGACGCTACGAAAG GTGCTACCAGTATCGAGCAGTACTGTCTGCGTCGGGACACGTGGAGGCAGGTAGCCACCATGAGTGGACGGAGACTACAGTTTGGAGTCGCTGTCCTCGACAGCCGTCTCTACGTGGTGGGGGGCCGGGATGGACTCAAGACCCTCAACACCGTGGAGTGTTACAACCCACACAGCAAAACCTGGAGTGTCATGCCTCCCATGTCCACGCACAGACATGGCTTAG GTGTAGCTGTGCTAGAGGGGCCCATGTACGCAGTAGGAGGACATGACGGCTGGAGCTACCTCAGCACAGTGGAAAG GTGGGACCCCCAAGCTCGACAGTGGAGCTTTGTTGCAAGTATGGCTACACCCAGAAGCACTGTGGGAGTAGCTGTACTCAACGGCAA GTTGTATGCAGTAGGAGGTCGTGACGGCTCATCCTGCCTGCGCTCGGTGGAGTGTTTCGACCCTCACACCAACAG GTGGAGTGGTTGTGCTCCAATGGCTAAAAGACGTGGAGGTGTGGGTGTGGCCACGTGGCATGGCTTTTTGTATGCCATCGGAGGTCACGATGCTCCAGCCTCATCCCTGGCATCTCGGCTAAGTGACTGTGTGGAGAG GTATGACCCTCAGACAGACGTGTGGACGGCAGTAGCCCCCATGAGCATCAGCAGAGATGCTGTCGGTGTTTGTCTCCTTGGTGACCGTCTCTATGCTGTGGGCGGTTATGACGGTCAGGTGTATCTCAATACTGTGGAAGCTTATGACCCTCAGACAAATGAGTggacacag GTAGCACCTCTGTGTCTGGGCAGGGCAGGAGCGTGCGTAGTGGCCGTCAGACtgtga